A window of Candidatus Angelobacter sp. contains these coding sequences:
- a CDS encoding MFS transporter, whose translation MNQPAAHAGLPDANSTGQPLSPIRWRILVLMMALCFCNHFNRASMANAGDERIMKQFGISAEQMGVVYTGLLLIYTIFMIPGGLFIDRFGPRLALAAMGIGTALFCAFTGMIGWGFIATSQVWLSLLLVRSLMGLFTTPLHPASARAVANWFPDRQHAFANGLITGAALLAYAAVHPLFGALIDRFDWPNAFLISGGGTAALALIWFFCSSDHPGEGKTLVGSRTGAPPAPMDATTGRSSPGFAGLLHNRSLILLTLSYAAVGYFQYLFFYWMHYYFDEVLRMGKTESRFYAGLPNLAMAVCMPFGGWLTDSVKRSFSPAAGRSLVPRIGMTGSSVLLLFGIFAKQPFWIVLWFTLSLGVLGLCEGAFWTTAVELGRRRGGTAAAIMNTGGNGIGLLAPMITPWVSARLGWTWGISLGAIIGLAGAICWFWIDPREGSDQNTTHEQD comes from the coding sequence TTCTGCAACCACTTCAACCGTGCCAGCATGGCGAACGCGGGTGACGAGCGGATCATGAAACAGTTCGGCATCTCGGCCGAACAAATGGGCGTTGTCTATACCGGGCTCCTCCTCATTTACACGATTTTCATGATTCCAGGCGGGCTCTTCATCGATCGTTTCGGGCCGCGTCTCGCTCTGGCGGCCATGGGCATAGGCACGGCCCTGTTCTGCGCGTTTACAGGAATGATCGGGTGGGGGTTTATTGCAACGAGTCAGGTGTGGCTTTCCCTGTTGCTGGTGCGTTCGTTGATGGGCCTGTTTACCACGCCGCTTCACCCTGCGAGCGCCCGCGCCGTGGCAAATTGGTTTCCGGATCGCCAGCATGCGTTCGCAAACGGATTGATCACCGGAGCCGCTCTGCTCGCTTATGCGGCGGTTCATCCTCTGTTCGGAGCGTTAATTGATCGCTTCGACTGGCCCAATGCGTTTTTGATTTCAGGCGGCGGCACGGCGGCGCTGGCCTTGATCTGGTTCTTCTGTTCCTCGGATCATCCGGGCGAAGGAAAGACTCTTGTCGGGTCCAGAACCGGGGCGCCCCCGGCTCCCATGGATGCGACTACAGGTCGGTCATCGCCGGGCTTTGCAGGTCTTCTTCATAACCGAAGCCTGATCCTGCTGACATTGAGCTACGCGGCCGTCGGTTACTTCCAATATCTCTTCTTTTACTGGATGCATTATTATTTCGACGAAGTGCTGCGCATGGGGAAAACCGAGAGCCGCTTTTACGCTGGTTTGCCAAACCTCGCGATGGCGGTCTGCATGCCGTTCGGCGGCTGGCTTACAGACTCGGTGAAGCGATCGTTCAGTCCAGCCGCGGGGCGGTCGCTCGTTCCACGCATTGGGATGACTGGCAGCTCGGTGTTGCTGTTGTTCGGCATCTTCGCAAAACAACCGTTCTGGATCGTGCTTTGGTTTACGCTCTCCCTTGGAGTCCTTGGACTTTGTGAAGGCGCGTTTTGGACCACGGCGGTCGAACTCGGAAGGAGACGGGGTGGAACCGCGGCGGCGATCATGAACACCGGCGGCAACGGCATAGGGTTGCTCGCGCCGATGATCACTCCGTGGGTCAGCGCGAGACTCGGATGGACATGGGGAATCAGCCTTGGGGCAATTATAGGGCTGGCGGGCGCAATTTGTTGGTTTTGGATTGACCCGCGTGAAGGCAGCGACCAAAACACAACGCATGAACAAGATTGA